The Virgibacillus sp. MSP4-1 genome has a segment encoding these proteins:
- a CDS encoding XTP/dITP diphosphatase encodes MKTIWIATRNEGKVSEFREMFSKLGYQVKSLNDLAEPVDIEETGDTFEENARIKSETLSEMLQEPVLADDSGLVIDSLNGSPGVYSARYAGNHKSDADNMQKVLDELKDTPEEERTARFICVLAISRPNHKTEFLKGTCEGEIASEPAGENGFGYDPIFYLPERKKTMAQLSQEEKSKISHRGNAIKQLEKNIRELF; translated from the coding sequence ATGAAAACCATTTGGATCGCAACACGAAATGAAGGAAAAGTTTCTGAATTCAGGGAGATGTTCTCGAAATTAGGATACCAGGTGAAAAGTTTAAACGATTTGGCAGAACCGGTGGATATTGAAGAAACAGGGGATACTTTTGAGGAAAATGCCAGAATTAAATCCGAAACCTTATCAGAGATGCTGCAAGAACCCGTGCTGGCGGATGATAGTGGTCTGGTGATTGATTCATTAAATGGGTCTCCAGGTGTGTATTCCGCCCGTTATGCCGGCAACCACAAGTCTGATGCTGATAATATGCAAAAAGTACTTGATGAATTGAAAGACACCCCTGAAGAGGAAAGAACCGCCCGTTTTATTTGCGTGTTAGCCATTTCCAGGCCGAACCATAAGACGGAATTTCTTAAAGGTACATGTGAGGGAGAAATTGCTTCTGAACCTGCGGGAGAAAATGGATTCGGCTATGACCCTATTTTCTATTTACCTGAGAGGAAGAAAACGATGGCGCAATTATCCCAGGAAGAAAAGTCAAAAATCAGCCATCGCGGAAATGCCATCAAACAATTAGAAAAAAATATTCGCGAACTATTTTAA
- the rbsK gene encoding ribokinase — protein sequence MKTPTITVIGSINTDMITATDILPNQGETVLGQSFQTKPGGKGANQAVAAARLGGNVQMIGRVGDDQNGADMLKRLEDENIDTSMVDRIPDQNTGIANILLSNNDNQIIIIPGANDEVTPDYVKQYQKNILASDFVLIQFEVPEETVLYCLDLCHAHNIPMIVNPAPAKELPVSSWSKATYITPNESEAAQLFNLNDMDKPMNQKLIITQGKNGVSYCQHEERLTVPSYTVTPVDTTGAGDTFNGALTVALSEQKELAKAIQFANAASALSVQKLGAQEGMPTRKEVETFLAH from the coding sequence ATGAAGACCCCTACGATCACAGTGATTGGAAGTATTAATACAGATATGATCACAGCTACCGATATTTTACCTAACCAGGGGGAAACCGTGTTAGGACAGAGCTTTCAAACCAAGCCCGGTGGAAAAGGAGCCAATCAGGCTGTAGCAGCTGCCCGATTAGGCGGGAACGTGCAGATGATTGGCCGGGTAGGCGATGATCAAAATGGAGCGGACATGCTTAAAAGGTTAGAGGACGAAAACATTGACACGAGCATGGTAGACAGGATTCCAGACCAAAACACAGGAATTGCGAATATTCTGCTCTCTAATAACGATAATCAGATTATTATTATCCCGGGAGCGAACGATGAAGTAACGCCTGATTATGTTAAACAATATCAAAAAAACATTCTTGCCAGTGACTTTGTTCTGATTCAGTTTGAAGTTCCTGAGGAGACCGTTTTGTACTGCCTCGATTTATGCCATGCCCACAATATTCCGATGATCGTCAATCCGGCGCCGGCCAAGGAATTGCCTGTTTCATCCTGGTCTAAAGCCACATATATCACGCCGAATGAAAGTGAAGCGGCTCAATTATTTAATCTGAATGATATGGACAAGCCTATGAATCAAAAATTAATCATTACCCAAGGGAAGAATGGAGTTTCCTATTGCCAGCATGAAGAGCGATTGACGGTCCCTTCCTATACCGTAACTCCGGTAGATACCACAGGTGCCGGGGATACATTCAATGGGGCTTTAACGGTTGCTCTCTCTGAACAAAAAGAACTAGCGAAGGCGATTCAGTTTGCCAACGCAGCATCCGCACTGTCCGTACAAAAATTAGGTGCACAGGAAGGAATGCCTACACGTAAAGAAGTCGAAACGTTTCTCGCGCATTAA
- a CDS encoding carbohydrate kinase family protein: MTNAFDPENKKAPIVCVGGGNVDKKLYITEKVMAQTSNPVKSSRNVGGVARNISENLGRLGEEVVFLSAAGDDPEWKYIDELSSPFMNVNYVTKFKNEPTGSYTAVLDNRGDLYIALADMDIFDSITPEMLLKNVDVLTEAKCIVVDMNCPGETIEFLCQFAAEHHIPLVIIPVSSPKMKRLPKDLTAVSWLIVNKHETETFLDMNIHSQEDWEHSVKRWLELGVQNVIVTNGSEGVVTGVKNGAIRYFPAVETPEVVDVTGAGDSFCSAVIYSWLQNKDFDEVVTSGLVNAHKTILSKYTVRPELSPENFNHDMEEFTNEKIY; this comes from the coding sequence GTGACAAATGCTTTTGATCCAGAAAATAAAAAAGCCCCTATTGTCTGTGTTGGGGGAGGAAATGTTGATAAAAAATTATATATTACTGAAAAGGTTATGGCACAGACGTCTAATCCGGTAAAATCCTCAAGGAACGTAGGAGGAGTCGCAAGAAATATTTCTGAAAACCTGGGGCGGCTGGGGGAGGAAGTTGTATTTTTGTCAGCGGCAGGCGATGATCCGGAATGGAAGTACATTGATGAATTATCCTCGCCATTTATGAACGTAAACTATGTAACCAAATTTAAGAATGAGCCAACAGGTTCCTATACAGCTGTTTTAGACAATCGCGGAGATTTGTATATTGCATTGGCTGATATGGATATTTTTGATTCCATTACACCGGAAATGCTGTTGAAAAATGTTGATGTACTTACGGAAGCGAAGTGTATTGTCGTCGATATGAACTGTCCCGGGGAAACGATTGAATTTCTTTGTCAGTTTGCGGCTGAACATCACATTCCGCTTGTCATTATCCCTGTTTCCTCTCCAAAAATGAAGAGGCTTCCAAAAGATTTAACTGCCGTAAGCTGGCTGATTGTCAATAAACATGAAACCGAAACCTTCCTGGATATGAACATTCATAGTCAGGAGGATTGGGAGCACTCTGTGAAAAGATGGCTGGAGCTGGGCGTTCAAAATGTGATTGTCACGAATGGATCAGAAGGTGTGGTCACAGGTGTGAAAAATGGAGCAATTCGTTATTTTCCGGCCGTTGAAACACCGGAAGTCGTTGATGTGACAGGGGCTGGGGACTCGTTTTGTTCAGCTGTTATTTATTCCTGGTTACAGAATAAAGACTTTGATGAGGTTGTCACTTCAGGTTTAGTCAATGCACATAAAACGATTCTTTCAAAATATACCGTAAGACCAGAGCTGTCACCAGAAAATTTTAATCATGATATGGAGGAATTTACAAATGAAAAAATATATTGA
- a CDS encoding glucose 1-dehydrogenase, translating to MGKLDGKVAIVTGGSRGQGASHVRRFVEEGAKVVFSDILADEGVALAKELGENAKFVRHDVTKADEWKNVIDEAESTFGPVNILVNNAGIVVTKKFDELTEDEYRKVVDINQVGVFLGMKTVLPSMKKAGDGSIINVSSINGLRGAAGNSAYDSSKFAVRGMTKSAALEFAEYGIRVNSVHPGVIQTPMIEVEGSRDLVEQLKQTIPMQRTAQPEEVSKLILFLASEDSSYSTGSEFVIDGGVTASN from the coding sequence ATGGGAAAATTAGACGGGAAAGTTGCTATCGTAACAGGTGGTTCACGTGGACAAGGGGCTTCACATGTCCGCCGGTTCGTTGAGGAAGGTGCCAAGGTTGTTTTCTCTGATATTCTTGCGGATGAAGGGGTGGCGCTGGCAAAGGAACTTGGTGAGAATGCCAAGTTTGTCAGGCACGATGTAACAAAGGCTGATGAATGGAAGAATGTGATAGATGAAGCGGAATCCACATTTGGTCCTGTAAATATCCTGGTGAACAATGCAGGGATTGTTGTGACCAAAAAATTTGATGAGCTGACGGAAGATGAGTACCGCAAAGTCGTTGATATTAACCAGGTTGGCGTGTTTCTGGGGATGAAAACGGTACTTCCATCCATGAAAAAAGCAGGTGACGGATCCATCATCAATGTTTCTTCCATAAATGGACTTAGAGGAGCGGCTGGGAATTCGGCCTATGATTCTTCAAAATTTGCGGTGCGCGGGATGACAAAGAGTGCAGCATTGGAATTTGCGGAATATGGCATCCGCGTCAATTCCGTTCACCCGGGAGTTATTCAAACACCTATGATTGAGGTAGAGGGATCCAGGGACCTTGTTGAGCAATTGAAACAGACCATTCCAATGCAGCGGACTGCGCAGCCTGAAGAAGTATCCAAGCTCATCTTATTCCTCGCATCCGAGGATTCCAGTTATTCTACGGGATCGGAGTTTGTGATTGATGGCGGGGTAACGGCTTCTAACTAA
- a CDS encoding TAXI family TRAP transporter solute-binding subunit, with the protein MKKLVISMVLMVSLSIVLAACGGSETSSDEKGPAAPSKFLKVGSGPMGSGWYPITTVMVDVYMDGFSSLNVSQLEGGSTSNLESLEKGDIQMGLNYTSDFTSALEGGKGFDKPLKNISAIAALYPVYQTIATTTDHEDIHSIEDIVDKHIFLGPKGGGGPVAFWKMMEEYGIDEQTIEEAGGKISYGNYSDGASMLKDNNVDVFVGGGAPFIPALQEIEITKPIKVLPIDEEKLQSIKEKGVGIASGDLPAGTYKGQDEAIPTYTMVTMLTARSDIEEDYAYNLTKIFWDNIPKFEDQIPKRAKHFTKDTALDGINPENLHPGAKKYYQEAGVLE; encoded by the coding sequence ATGAAAAAATTAGTGATATCGATGGTGTTGATGGTTTCTCTATCCATCGTTTTGGCGGCATGTGGGGGCAGTGAGACGTCCTCTGATGAAAAAGGACCAGCAGCACCGAGCAAGTTTTTGAAGGTTGGAAGCGGGCCGATGGGGTCTGGCTGGTATCCGATTACGACAGTGATGGTTGATGTTTACATGGATGGCTTCTCAAGTTTGAATGTTTCCCAGCTTGAGGGCGGTTCGACTTCTAACCTGGAGTCGCTGGAAAAAGGAGATATCCAAATGGGGTTAAACTATACCTCTGATTTCACATCAGCATTAGAAGGCGGAAAAGGGTTTGATAAGCCATTGAAGAATATTTCTGCCATCGCTGCTTTGTATCCCGTTTATCAGACGATTGCGACAACCACAGACCATGAAGACATTCATTCCATCGAGGATATTGTTGATAAGCATATCTTTCTTGGACCAAAAGGCGGTGGCGGTCCGGTAGCCTTCTGGAAGATGATGGAGGAGTATGGGATTGATGAGCAAACCATTGAAGAAGCTGGCGGTAAAATCTCTTACGGAAACTATTCGGATGGCGCCTCGATGCTAAAAGACAACAATGTGGATGTATTTGTCGGCGGTGGGGCCCCGTTCATCCCGGCTTTACAGGAAATTGAGATCACAAAGCCGATTAAGGTCCTCCCTATAGACGAAGAAAAGCTTCAGAGTATCAAAGAAAAAGGGGTCGGTATTGCTTCAGGAGATCTGCCGGCCGGGACCTATAAAGGACAGGATGAAGCCATTCCGACGTACACTATGGTGACCATGCTGACAGCCAGAAGTGATATTGAGGAAGACTATGCGTACAACCTGACGAAGATATTCTGGGACAACATTCCGAAGTTTGAAGATCAAATACCTAAGAGAGCCAAACATTTTACCAAAGATACAGCTCTTGACGGAATTAACCCTGAGAACCTGCACCCTGGAGCGAAAAAATATTATCAGGAAGCCGGGGTATTGGAGTGA
- a CDS encoding nucleoside hydrolase codes for MSKRKIIIDTDPGIDDTYAIVAALTYQNFDVLGITVVAGNVNLDNCVSNALGIVNLMDADCLVYPGAPTSLKKLDTFTTYDQETSVHGAGGLGDVTLTPDLSKRSETHAVDFILETVRENPGEIELITLGPLTNIALAIQKDRETMKKVKKIWSMGGGVRYGNRTAVAEFNYWADPEAVQEVYELGEDIEINMVGLDVTQQTRVSLEDLFFLETECGELGALLSEMSNFYKKTYWDSLRITGVVVHDLVAVMLAIDPDLSGEDDVYTGANLKVECEGLCRGQTVVQLQPNGIYEDDSPANANVYMGINNEAFRKTFMELCFPEVYPMYKKYIL; via the coding sequence ATGAGTAAAAGGAAAATCATTATCGATACAGACCCTGGCATTGATGACACCTATGCAATTGTAGCTGCTTTAACCTATCAGAATTTTGATGTATTAGGAATCACGGTAGTGGCCGGAAACGTTAACTTGGACAACTGTGTATCGAATGCTTTAGGAATTGTCAATTTAATGGACGCAGATTGTCTCGTTTATCCTGGTGCACCCACTTCATTGAAAAAATTAGATACCTTCACAACCTATGATCAGGAAACATCGGTTCATGGAGCAGGAGGCCTTGGTGATGTTACCCTCACTCCTGACCTATCCAAACGTTCAGAAACCCATGCGGTGGATTTTATATTGGAAACGGTCAGGGAAAATCCAGGGGAAATCGAACTCATTACCTTGGGTCCCCTGACGAACATTGCTTTAGCGATTCAGAAAGATAGAGAAACGATGAAAAAAGTGAAGAAAATCTGGTCCATGGGTGGGGGCGTCCGCTATGGAAATCGCACGGCTGTCGCTGAATTTAACTATTGGGCAGATCCGGAAGCAGTTCAGGAAGTTTACGAATTAGGAGAAGACATTGAAATTAATATGGTGGGACTGGATGTGACGCAGCAGACCCGAGTAAGCTTGGAAGATTTGTTCTTTCTTGAGACCGAGTGCGGGGAGCTGGGGGCATTGCTGAGTGAAATGTCCAACTTTTATAAGAAAACCTACTGGGATAGTCTTCGCATCACCGGCGTTGTCGTCCACGATTTAGTAGCAGTCATGCTTGCCATTGATCCTGATTTAAGCGGTGAAGATGATGTGTATACGGGGGCTAATCTGAAAGTGGAATGTGAAGGCCTGTGCCGCGGACAAACAGTCGTGCAATTACAGCCAAACGGAATCTATGAGGATGATAGCCCTGCAAATGCCAATGTTTATATGGGGATCAATAATGAAGCGTTTAGAAAAACCTTTATGGAGCTCTGCTTCCCGGAGGTTTATCCTATGTATAAGAAATATATTTTATAA
- a CDS encoding pseudouridine-5'-phosphate glycosidase — translation MKKYIELSQEVQQAKDEGKPIVALESTIISHGMPYPENVKMASEVEQIVRDNGAVPATIAIMDGKIKVGLTADELELFGSSSDVAKVSRRDLPQIVAEKKLGATTVATTMICADLAGIPIFVTGGIGGVHRGAETTMDISADLEELAKTDVAVICAGAKSILDLGLTLEYLETKGVPVIGYGTEYLPAFFTRKSEFPLNSYTDSVDVIAETIKTKWDLNLKGGAVIANPIPEQYAMDEDYINGVIDQAVKEAEEYDITGKDSTPFLLSKIKEATKGKSLEANIALVKHNAKVGTQIAVSYNQKTAKVLN, via the coding sequence ATGAAAAAATATATTGAACTATCACAGGAAGTACAGCAGGCTAAAGATGAAGGAAAGCCGATTGTGGCCTTGGAATCCACGATTATTTCTCATGGTATGCCGTATCCTGAAAACGTGAAAATGGCCAGTGAGGTAGAGCAAATTGTCCGCGATAACGGTGCAGTTCCGGCAACGATTGCGATTATGGATGGAAAAATCAAAGTGGGCTTAACCGCTGACGAATTAGAGCTATTCGGAAGCAGCTCAGACGTAGCAAAGGTTTCCAGACGGGATTTGCCACAGATTGTGGCTGAGAAAAAACTTGGTGCCACTACTGTAGCGACAACGATGATTTGTGCAGATTTAGCTGGTATTCCAATCTTTGTTACAGGTGGAATTGGTGGTGTTCACCGAGGTGCAGAAACAACCATGGATATCTCGGCAGACCTGGAAGAGTTAGCGAAGACGGATGTAGCGGTGATCTGTGCAGGGGCTAAATCAATCCTCGACTTAGGTCTGACGCTTGAGTACCTTGAAACAAAAGGGGTTCCGGTGATTGGCTATGGAACGGAATATTTACCAGCATTCTTTACCAGAAAGAGTGAGTTTCCACTTAACTCCTACACAGATTCTGTCGATGTCATTGCAGAAACGATAAAAACGAAATGGGATCTGAATCTTAAAGGAGGCGCGGTTATCGCTAACCCAATTCCTGAACAATACGCCATGGATGAGGATTATATCAACGGGGTTATTGATCAGGCGGTTAAAGAAGCGGAAGAGTATGATATTACAGGTAAAGACAGTACCCCATTCCTGTTGTCCAAAATTAAAGAAGCAACGAAAGGAAAGAGCCTTGAAGCCAATATTGCATTAGTGAAACACAATGCCAAAGTAGGGACTCAGATTGCTGTAAGTTACAATCAGAAAACGGCGAAAGTCCTGAATTAA
- a CDS encoding SDR family oxidoreductase, translating to MSKEVVVITGAGSGLGASLARRYAEMGSHVCLLGRTKEKLEQAANTLTGNDYSVYPIDVSSKIEVTETFHKIKQDVGAVDVLINNAGLGAFDLAENITEESVHSMIDINLKGTIFCTQEVLPTMKDSNSGIIANIVSTAGLEGKVTESVYCASKFGVRGFTESLLAELKDSKIHVFGAYMGGMKTEFWDGIFEENEMEGLMDPEDITDIIVNNVKPRKNLNVDQVVIKNH from the coding sequence ATGAGTAAAGAAGTTGTCGTTATTACTGGAGCAGGAAGTGGATTAGGGGCATCATTAGCGAGACGATATGCTGAAATGGGTAGCCATGTTTGTCTATTGGGCAGAACCAAGGAAAAGCTTGAACAGGCAGCCAATACCTTAACAGGTAACGATTATTCGGTTTATCCAATCGATGTTTCCTCAAAGATAGAGGTAACCGAGACGTTTCATAAAATCAAACAGGATGTTGGTGCTGTTGATGTATTGATCAATAATGCAGGGTTGGGCGCCTTTGATCTTGCGGAAAATATCACGGAAGAATCTGTGCACAGCATGATTGATATCAATTTGAAGGGCACCATTTTCTGTACACAGGAAGTACTGCCAACGATGAAGGACAGCAATAGCGGAATCATTGCCAATATTGTATCGACAGCTGGATTAGAAGGAAAAGTTACCGAATCGGTTTACTGTGCCAGCAAGTTTGGTGTGCGTGGGTTTACCGAAAGTCTTTTAGCTGAACTGAAAGACAGTAAGATCCATGTATTCGGTGCCTATATGGGCGGAATGAAGACCGAATTCTGGGATGGCATCTTTGAAGAAAATGAAATGGAAGGTTTAATGGATCCGGAAGATATTACGGACATTATCGTAAACAACGTGAAGCCAAGAAAAAATCTCAATGTCGATCAGGTGGTTATTAAAAATCATTGA
- a CDS encoding carbohydrate kinase: MVKDQHILALIKENPFISQQELSKKLGISRSAVAGYISNLMKRGEIVGRAYIVREESRITCIGGANIDRKSQTMKSIQYGTSNPATVRQSSGGISRNVAENLGRLGCPVSLITLVGDDQEGKWLLEETKRSGVDVSQCLALHQEKTGSYTSIMDHTGEMILAVADMQIYDQMSVDFLDSRWAHLASSNILFADTNLPEESLEYLIHRCEKDELTLCVNPVSVPKALRLPSNLKGVDLLIVSQDEAAALSELEIKTAEDCKKAAEHLINRGASQVIIHLDGQGVFWADRDGKEEHIQPLRADVVDRTGLEESLIGGILFGVNQGESFARSVRLGMAASAITLQTTDTIADLTAEQLNSYITY; encoded by the coding sequence ATGGTCAAGGATCAGCACATTTTGGCTTTAATAAAAGAGAATCCGTTTATTTCACAGCAGGAGTTATCTAAAAAGTTAGGAATTTCCAGGTCGGCAGTGGCCGGATACATATCCAACCTGATGAAAAGAGGGGAAATCGTTGGACGTGCCTACATCGTTCGGGAAGAATCACGGATTACTTGTATTGGTGGTGCCAATATCGATCGTAAGTCACAAACGATGAAATCCATTCAGTATGGGACCTCGAATCCTGCCACAGTCCGACAGTCCAGTGGCGGGATTTCCAGAAATGTAGCTGAGAACCTTGGCAGACTTGGATGCCCGGTATCTTTAATTACGTTAGTCGGGGACGATCAGGAAGGGAAATGGCTATTGGAAGAAACCAAACGCTCCGGAGTGGATGTGAGCCAATGTCTGGCCCTGCATCAGGAAAAAACAGGGAGCTATACTTCGATTATGGATCATACGGGAGAAATGATTCTTGCGGTCGCGGATATGCAAATCTATGACCAGATGAGTGTGGATTTCCTCGATTCACGCTGGGCCCACCTGGCATCATCCAATATTTTATTTGCGGATACAAACCTGCCTGAAGAATCGTTAGAATATCTGATTCATAGATGTGAAAAGGATGAATTGACGCTGTGTGTTAATCCCGTTTCGGTACCCAAAGCGTTAAGGCTTCCTTCCAACCTAAAGGGAGTTGATCTCCTTATCGTCAGTCAGGATGAAGCGGCTGCTTTATCGGAACTAGAGATTAAAACGGCTGAAGACTGCAAAAAGGCGGCTGAACATCTGATAAATAGAGGTGCGAGTCAGGTGATTATTCATTTGGACGGGCAGGGGGTTTTCTGGGCAGACCGTGACGGAAAGGAAGAGCATATTCAGCCTCTGCGAGCGGATGTGGTTGATCGCACAGGTTTAGAGGAATCTTTAATTGGAGGCATTCTTTTTGGAGTAAATCAGGGTGAATCCTTTGCCCGGTCCGTTCGTCTCGGTATGGCCGCTTCAGCCATCACATTACAGACAACAGACACCATTGCCGATTTAACAGCTGAACAGCTTAATTCTTATATCACGTATTAA
- a CDS encoding long-chain fatty acid--CoA ligase, which translates to MKGLKDLQERRWVKAYPSEVNPNIECPEVSLYSLLEKTVEKYGSRTAIIAEDRSFTYEEFKDKVDRLAAAWDELGLRKGERLGLMLPNHPDYMMAYYAAMRLGLMVVQINPRYTARELLHITSDAKMNYLVAEQDHLKAVHQVNEMYQLSRVFVSRSQNDNPQSLDFLIRNSEPITREIPISPRDDVAVIQYTGGTTGKMKGAMLTHFNLVANVSQSCAMYGNKMQAGQEVVLTATPLYHVYAMTSAMNLGIYVGATILLIKKFQVDDVLEKIKTYQPTFFPGVPRMYNAFVNHPDVESYGLDCLKICSSGSAPLPIEIIRRFEDLTGAVIGEGFGLTEASPSTHRNPPSGVRKVGSIGIPLPGTDCKIVDEDHQELPEHSVGELIIRGPQIMKGYFQNEEETHHALRNSWLYTGDLAMSDEEGYFYIVGRKKEMIINGGFNIYPQEIESVLYDHPDVLESAVVGIPDPAQGEVVKAYVVPKAGHTIELEELKGHCYRHLTHYKVPKQYEICAELPRNTVGKLLKRKLVERE; encoded by the coding sequence GTGAAAGGGTTGAAAGATTTGCAGGAACGAAGGTGGGTTAAAGCCTATCCAAGCGAAGTGAATCCAAATATTGAATGTCCGGAAGTTTCACTTTATTCGCTGCTGGAGAAAACGGTTGAAAAATATGGAAGTCGCACAGCTATTATCGCTGAAGACCGATCATTCACCTACGAGGAATTTAAGGATAAAGTAGACCGGCTCGCGGCGGCATGGGATGAGTTGGGGTTACGTAAAGGGGAAAGATTGGGGTTGATGCTGCCCAATCACCCTGACTACATGATGGCTTATTATGCCGCCATGCGATTGGGGTTGATGGTCGTTCAAATTAACCCGCGTTATACCGCCAGAGAACTGTTACACATTACAAGTGATGCAAAGATGAACTATTTGGTCGCTGAACAGGATCACTTGAAAGCCGTCCATCAGGTTAATGAGATGTATCAGCTCAGCCGTGTCTTTGTATCCAGATCCCAGAATGACAACCCTCAGTCCTTAGATTTTTTAATCAGGAATTCCGAGCCAATCACCAGGGAGATTCCCATCTCACCCAGGGATGATGTTGCGGTGATTCAATACACAGGCGGAACAACCGGGAAGATGAAGGGAGCGATGTTAACCCACTTTAACCTGGTGGCTAATGTGTCCCAGAGCTGCGCGATGTATGGGAACAAGATGCAGGCCGGTCAGGAGGTGGTTCTGACCGCTACCCCGCTCTATCACGTGTATGCGATGACAAGTGCGATGAATCTCGGAATCTATGTCGGGGCAACCATCCTGTTAATCAAAAAATTCCAGGTAGACGATGTGCTGGAGAAAATTAAGACGTATCAGCCCACATTTTTTCCTGGTGTGCCCCGTATGTACAATGCCTTTGTCAATCACCCGGACGTCGAATCCTATGGGTTGGACTGCTTGAAAATCTGTTCCAGCGGCTCAGCCCCGCTGCCGATTGAAATTATCAGAAGGTTCGAGGACTTAACAGGAGCAGTCATCGGTGAAGGCTTTGGTCTGACTGAAGCCTCCCCTTCCACACACCGCAACCCGCCGAGCGGTGTCCGAAAAGTCGGAAGCATCGGCATCCCGCTTCCAGGAACAGACTGCAAAATTGTGGATGAGGACCATCAGGAACTGCCGGAGCATAGTGTTGGTGAATTAATTATTAGGGGACCACAGATTATGAAAGGGTATTTTCAAAATGAGGAGGAAACCCATCATGCCTTACGAAACAGCTGGCTGTACACAGGAGATTTAGCCATGTCGGATGAAGAGGGATACTTCTACATTGTAGGCAGAAAAAAGGAAATGATCATCAATGGTGGCTTTAATATCTATCCACAGGAAATTGAAAGTGTTTTATACGACCATCCTGATGTATTGGAATCCGCAGTCGTCGGCATCCCTGACCCGGCTCAGGGCGAGGTCGTCAAGGCTTATGTGGTCCCGAAAGCCGGCCACACCATCGAACTTGAGGAATTAAAAGGCCATTGTTACCGCCATTTAACCCACTACAAAGTCCCTAAACAATACGAGATCTGTGCCGAACTCCCTAGAAATACAGTCGGGAAACTATTAAAGCGGAAATTGGTGGAGCGGGAGTAG